TTGGAAAATTCTTTTGACGCGGTATGTAGATGTTGCGCTTGTGATGAGAAGAACCGTATCAATATTACGTGCTTTTAACCATGGAATTAATGTGTAAGCTTCGCTGATGGTGGAGGGGTCGTTGTGCGGAACGAGAAAAACGGCATTGCTATCAAATGATCCGAGTTTCATGAAATCGTCCGCGTAAAATTCAGAATTGCTGCGGTCTCTGAAAACGCGACGGCCTAAAAGCAGCACGGAATCCGCTTTGCCTTCTTTTAAAAGATTGGCGGCAAAGTCGCTGCGTTCCAAATCCGATGTCTGACCGTCCAAAACGGCAACCCATTTGACATGCTCAAAGTCGTCATCTTCAACAAGCCACAGGCCACTTTTCTCGAAGATGACATAAGTCAATACTGCGATGACAAGCAAAATGAGCAGCGCTATGCCCACGCTGAAGTTCTTTTTCTTACGATCGTTCTTGTCGGATTTTCGAATTATTGACAAAATAATTACCTGCTGAATTTGTACAATGCGGCGTCTTCGCCATCGGAATAATATTTTTTGCGGACGCTATACAACTTGAATCCGTGCTTCTCGTAAAATGCTCGAGCCTTGGCGTTCCCGTTGCGGACTTCCAAAAAGCATTGATCGCCGCTTTCGGTGAGTTTGTCTAAACCCGCTTTCAAAAGTTGACTGCCGATGCCCTTTCTCTGTTCAGATGAACGAGTCGCAATGCTCAACAGTTCGGAATCAGGTCCGAGCAAATGGAATATGGCATAACCTAAAAGCTTGGCTTCATCTTCACAAACAACGCAGTATGCGTAACTTGCGCGGATTTCCGACAGAAACTGCTTCTCATTCCAATCCTGAAACGCAAGTTCCCGTTGCAATTCGAGAACTTGTGGCAAATCGGATTCTGTCATATTTCGCAGTTTCATTATTGCAATCTCAAGACTTTACTGGATCCTTCGTCGCTTCGCTTCTCAGGATGACGCTTTCATCCTACAGCAAACATTCTTCTGCCTACTGTCTACTTCCTACTACACCTTCAACTTCTCGAAGTACGAGGGCTGGATGTAGTTCGCTTCTTGAATGAGCGAAGGCTTCACTGTATCAAAAAGCGGAGCCCACATGTTGAGCTTCTTGTCGGTGTCGAGAACCGTTGCGATTCCCTTGTCCTTGAACACGGCGACGAGTGCTTCGTCTGCAAGTGCGGCTGCATCGACGACGGCGTTCTTCACAGAACTTGCCTGGAGTCGTGCTACAACGTCTGCGGTTTCGATAAAGCTCTCTTCGTTGTTCAAACGCAAGTACCAGAATCCATTGCGTGCGCGAATTACGACCGCAACAGATTCATCGGGAGCGCCGGCGAAGCAGGCAAGTGCTTGCAATGTCGTCACACCATACAAATTGCGTTTGCCACTAAAGCAAAGTCCCTGGCAGAATGCAACGCCCGTACGCAGTCCGCTGAACGAGCCCGGCCCGACAGTCACCATGACGCGCTTCACGTCATCGAGAGTGGCGCCGACCTTAGCCAAAAGGTTATCCAAGCTTGCGCTCAGGATTTCGCCCTTGGCAGATGGATCGACCATTTCTTCGTACACGGAGTCCGCGCACAGCGCCATTGCAATACCCTTTCGGGATGTGTCTACAAAAAGATCGTAGTTCATGACTAACGCTTAATCTCCAAGCTCTTGTCGATGATGAGGTCGATGAGCTGGCTGTAGGTGATGCCAACGCAAGCTGCCTGTTGCGGCAACAGCGATGTCGGGGTCATGCCCGGGAGCGTGTTCGTTTCAATTGCAAAGAGTTCTCCGTCCTTCGTGATGCGGACGTCCGTGCGGCTGTAGCCTGCGCCGCCCAAAGCGTAGTGGGCATTCTTCACAAGTTCCTGAATGCGTGCGGTGAGTTCCGGTGCAAATTCAGCCGGAGTGACTTCCTGGCATTCGCCGTTGTACTTCGCTTCGAAGTCGAAGTATTCGCGGGTCGTCATGCGCATTTCAGTCGGCGGGAGCGGCTTTTCACCTTCGATGTAGCCGCAGCTAGCTTCGCCACCGGCGATGAACTTTTCGCAGAGCAAACGGTTAGAATCCTTGAACAAGTCCTGTGCAATCTTGCCGGCTTCGTCGAGATTCTTGGCGATACCAATGCCGATGGAAGAGCCTCCCAGCGGGTCCTTGATCACAAGCGGGTATCCGAGTTCGTCGGCAACGCTTACGAGTGTGTCACCGGTAAAGTCGTGCTTCCAGATCACGCGGTAAGGCGGAGTCGGGATGCCGTTTGCACGGTAAATTTCTTTGGACTTGATCTTGTCCATGGCGAGTGCCGATGCCAAAAGGCCGCAACCCGTGTACGGGATGTTCCAGTTTTCGAGCATGGCCTGGATGTGACCGTCTTCGCCCCACTTGCCGTGGAGGGCGAGGAATGCGATGTCAGCCGACGGGAGTTCCGAAAGTGCCGGAGACTTCTTCTTGTTGGCGGCTGAACCTTCGAGGCTGTGGAAATAGTTTGCCGAGAAATTTGCTTTCTGGTACGGAGAAAGTTCACGGGAAGACCAGTGCCAGGTGCCGTCCTTGTCAATGAGCACCGGGTGGATGTTGTACTTTTCCGGATCCATGGCGCGCACAACGCCAGTACCGCTAACGACAGAAACATCATGTTCAGTAGATGGACCGCCCATCAATACCAAAACGCGTAAACGGGACATAAAAACCTCACTAGAATTTTTCCGTGATTTAATCTAGTAAATTAGTTATTGGTCAATAGTTGCTGGTCAATAGTTATTAGTTGATAGCTGGTAGAAATCGCAATGTTAAAATCCCTAAAAACTACCTGAAAAGCTCCCTAAATCAGCAAATAAATTTTTATGAATCTTGCCGGATTGAACTGACATAATCTATATTGAAAAAGATAGGTGTTGAAAAAGGAGTTCTTATGCGAGTTTTTGTAACGGGTGGAACTGGTTTTATTGGCCATTACGTGGTCAAGGCGCTTTTGGAGAAAGGTCACGAAGTTGTTGTCGCAACGCGCCACCCGAACAAGGTGCCGACATTAAGAGCTAATCCGAATGTCTCGTTTGTCGAGGCTGCTCTTACGGATTTTGAAAAAATGGGCGAAGGCCTGATTGGTTGCGACGCCTGCATTCATGTGGCTCTTGGCTGGGGCGATACCCCGAGTGCCATGCTCATGAACGATACGCGTGCAACGGTGGCTCTCCTTGAAATGTCTGCTAGGGCTGGTTGCGACAAGTTTATTATGACGAGTAGCACTTCGGCAATGGGTCGTGTGCGTTCCGAAATGCGTGAAACCACGAGCAATTTGCCGATTGATCTGTACGGTGCAACAAAGGCTGCGGGTGAAGCTTACGTGCTTGGCTTTAGCCACGGTTACGGAAGCCAGTTCCCTGAAGTCAAGATGAAACGCAATATCATTCGTCCGGGCTATACGTTCGGTAATCCGGCGTTCCCCGATGGTTGCTCGCAGCCGGACCGCCGCTTCTTTGAAATGGCTTACGCCGTCAAGGAAAACCGCGATATCAACATCATCAAGAACGACGGTACGCAGTTTATCCATGCTTCCCAGCAAGCTGAAATTTATATGAAATTGCTGGAATCCGACTACAACGAAGAAATCTTCTTGGGGCTCGGTTCCGAATGGATCAGCTGGAAGGAAATCGCACAGAAGATGATTGCTCTCAAGCCGGGCTGCACTTCCAAGATTGTGGAAACCGACATGGGCTGGGGCGATGAACCGATGCTCTATGACGTCCAGAAAATCAGGGATTGTTTCGGTCTTGCGTTTGACGCTCACGATTACTTAGACGAACACATCCGCTGGACTTTCGAAAACGCATAAAAAAAACGCCCCGCTGGGGCGTTTTTTTGTTACTGTCATGCCGGATTTATTCTCTTTGACCACTTAGAACTTTAGTTCTTACGTGGTCATGATCCGCGAATGGGGACGGCATCTCCTTTTACAGTCATCCTGAACCAGCATTTTCGTCACCCTGAGCAACGCGAAGGGTCCAGTTAAATTACCCGCATCTCGTTTTTTCGGCGTGCGCCCCGATGTAGTCGGGGTAGCAGTTGTCAAAGCATGCGGCGCAGTAGTTTTCACCTTCGCCGGTGCAGTTCTTCATGCCTTCGACGCTCAGGTAGCCGAGGCTTTCGACACCGAGCATCTTGGCGATTTCGTCGGGAGTCATGGAGCTTGCGGCAAGTTCGCCCTGGCTCGGGAAGTCCATCCCGAAGAAGCACGGGTGGGCGACCGGAGGTGATGCAATGCGGATGTGCACTTCGAGGGCACCCGCATCGCGCAGCATTCTGGAGAGAATGCGGAGCGTTGTTCCGCGAACGATGGAGTCTTCGACAACACAAACGCGTTTGTTCTTAAGCACACCTTCAATCGGGTTGAACTTTAAGCGGACTTTCTGTTCGCGCACGTTTTGCGTCGGGTCAATGAATGTACGGCCCACGTAATGGTTTCTCAAAAGTCCGATTTCAAAACGGATGCCGCTAGCTTGTGCGTAGCCGAGTGCTGCTGTGGTGGCGCTGTCCGGCACGGAAATAACGATGTCGGCATCGACCGGGCATTCCTTGGCGAGCTGCTTGCCCATCTTGCGGCGAATCTTGTCGCAACTCTGTTCGAAAATCTTGGAGTCCGGGCGGCTAAAGTAGATGTATTCGAAAATGCAGTGGGCGAGGCGGTCTTTTTGCGTAAAGCGTTCGGAATGGAGACCGTTCTTGGTGATGGTCAAGAATTCGCCGGGCTGGATGTCACGAACGTAGTTCGCGCCGAGCAAGTCGAATGCGCAAGTTTCGCTAGCGACGCACCAAGATTTTCCCATGCGGGCAATCGAGAGCGGTCTAAAACCGTAACCGTCGCGGGCGACGTACATCGTGTCTTTGCTTAAGAATACGAGGCAGAAGCTGCCGGTAAATTTGCTGATGGCAATCTTGATGGCTTCGCCTAAAGTGTCCGCCTTGGTGCGGGCGATTTCGTGCAGGAGAATTTCAGAATCGGATGTGGTCTGGAAAATGTGACCGTCGGCTTCCATCTCGGCGCGGAGTTCGGGAGCGTTTGTGATGTTCCCGTTGTGGGCGACTGCGATTTGCCCCCATTTGCAGCTGATCAAAATCGGCTGAGCGTTCGCGAGGGTCGAGGCTCCGGTCGTGCTGTAACGCACGTGTCCAATGCCTGCAAAACCTTGCAGTTCGTCGATATTGTAATCTCTTAAAAGGGTGGAAACCAGACCCATGGACTTGCGGACTCGGACTTTGTCTCCGTCAGAAACAGCGAACCCGGCACTTTCTTGACCGCGGTGCTGCAATGCGTAAAGTCCCATGGCTACATTGCGG
The DNA window shown above is from Fibrobacter sp. UWB16 and carries:
- the rimI gene encoding ribosomal protein S18-alanine N-acetyltransferase, which codes for MKLRNMTESDLPQVLELQRELAFQDWNEKQFLSEIRASYAYCVVCEDEAKLLGYAIFHLLGPDSELLSIATRSSEQRKGIGSQLLKAGLDKLTESGDQCFLEVRNGNAKARAFYEKHGFKLYSVRKKYYSDGEDAALYKFSR
- the tsaB gene encoding tRNA (adenosine(37)-N6)-threonylcarbamoyltransferase complex dimerization subunit type 1 TsaB translates to MNYDLFVDTSRKGIAMALCADSVYEEMVDPSAKGEILSASLDNLLAKVGATLDDVKRVMVTVGPGSFSGLRTGVAFCQGLCFSGKRNLYGVTTLQALACFAGAPDESVAVVIRARNGFWYLRLNNEESFIETADVVARLQASSVKNAVVDAAALADEALVAVFKDKGIATVLDTDKKLNMWAPLFDTVKPSLIQEANYIQPSYFEKLKV
- a CDS encoding D-alanine--D-alanine ligase encodes the protein MSRLRVLVLMGGPSTEHDVSVVSGTGVVRAMDPEKYNIHPVLIDKDGTWHWSSRELSPYQKANFSANYFHSLEGSAANKKKSPALSELPSADIAFLALHGKWGEDGHIQAMLENWNIPYTGCGLLASALAMDKIKSKEIYRANGIPTPPYRVIWKHDFTGDTLVSVADELGYPLVIKDPLGGSSIGIGIAKNLDEAGKIAQDLFKDSNRLLCEKFIAGGEASCGYIEGEKPLPPTEMRMTTREYFDFEAKYNGECQEVTPAEFAPELTARIQELVKNAHYALGGAGYSRTDVRITKDGELFAIETNTLPGMTPTSLLPQQAACVGITYSQLIDLIIDKSLEIKR
- a CDS encoding NAD(P)-dependent oxidoreductase; the protein is MRVFVTGGTGFIGHYVVKALLEKGHEVVVATRHPNKVPTLRANPNVSFVEAALTDFEKMGEGLIGCDACIHVALGWGDTPSAMLMNDTRATVALLEMSARAGCDKFIMTSSTSAMGRVRSEMRETTSNLPIDLYGATKAAGEAYVLGFSHGYGSQFPEVKMKRNIIRPGYTFGNPAFPDGCSQPDRRFFEMAYAVKENRDINIIKNDGTQFIHASQQAEIYMKLLESDYNEEIFLGLGSEWISWKEIAQKMIALKPGCTSKIVETDMGWGDEPMLYDVQKIRDCFGLAFDAHDYLDEHIRWTFENA
- the purF gene encoding amidophosphoribosyltransferase gives rise to the protein MLEELHEECGVIGIYNGDNVARNVAMGLYALQHRGQESAGFAVSDGDKVRVRKSMGLVSTLLRDYNIDELQGFAGIGHVRYSTTGASTLANAQPILISCKWGQIAVAHNGNITNAPELRAEMEADGHIFQTTSDSEILLHEIARTKADTLGEAIKIAISKFTGSFCLVFLSKDTMYVARDGYGFRPLSIARMGKSWCVASETCAFDLLGANYVRDIQPGEFLTITKNGLHSERFTQKDRLAHCIFEYIYFSRPDSKIFEQSCDKIRRKMGKQLAKECPVDADIVISVPDSATTAALGYAQASGIRFEIGLLRNHYVGRTFIDPTQNVREQKVRLKFNPIEGVLKNKRVCVVEDSIVRGTTLRILSRMLRDAGALEVHIRIASPPVAHPCFFGMDFPSQGELAASSMTPDEIAKMLGVESLGYLSVEGMKNCTGEGENYCAACFDNCYPDYIGAHAEKTRCG